A section of the Elizabethkingia anophelis R26 genome encodes:
- a CDS encoding CusA/CzcA family heavy metal efflux RND transporter, whose product MLDKIIKFSINNKIVIGIMTLLLVIWGVWSATKLPIDAVPDITNNQVQIITVSPTLAGQEVEQLVTFPIEQSIANVPGIHETRSISRFGLSVITVVFNENVDIYFARQLIGERLKTASEEIPKGVGTPELAPVSTGLGEIYQYILHPKKGSEKKYSAKDLRTMQDWIVRRQLNGTPGVAEINSFGGELKQYEVAIDPNRLRAMGISVTDIFNALEKNNQNTGGAYIDKKPNAYFIRGIGLVTSLDDVKNIAVKDETGSVPIFIKDVADVRFGSAVRYGALTYNGKVDAVGGIVMMLKGANSNEVVNNVKAKIPTIQKSLPDDVVIEPFLDRTDLVERAIGTVEKNLIEGALIVIFVLVVFLGNLRAGLIVASAIPLSLLFALGMMNVFGVSANLMSLGAIDFGLIVDGAVIIVEATLHHLGLRKSVNRLTQKEMDEEVFLSASKIRSSAAFGEIIILIVYIPILTLAGVEGKMFTPMAKTVGFAILGALILSLTYIPMMSALFLSKKISHKETFSDKMMNKLQSIYQPLLLKAIKIKYWLVAGTAFIFFGTLIIFKNMGGEFIPQLQEGDFAYHCILPQGSSLSQSIETSMQASRIIKSFDEVKMVVGKTGAAEVPTDPMPPEATDMIVVLKPQSEWKTKKSYDELADEISEKLETIPGVFFEKNQPIQMRFNELMTGIRQDVAVKIFGENLDSLAVYADKVGKVIQTVPGATAPQIERVSGLPQINVQYDRTRMANYGLSIQDVNDVLSTAFAGKAAGQVYENERRFDLVVRLDSLRRTNIDDVNNLMISTKSGLQIPLSQVANIDYKLGAAQISREDGKRRIVIGFNVSGRDVASVVKDIQQKLDKEIKLPSGYYFTYGGQFENLKEASDRLMIAVPISLLLIFMLLYFTFHSFKQAALIFTAIPMSAIGGVFALLVRGMPFSISAGIGFIALFGVAVLNGIVLIGTFNQLKKEGETDVLKRVIEGTKTRLRPVLMTATVASIGFLPMAISTGAGAEVQKPLATVVIGGLITATFLTLFVLPMLYIIFSEKVKGRILKMKTKTTVVVLFIMLSGLAGQGLKAQTRTIDIQQATQMAVENNLLMKSKDLNIMTSKALRPTAKELPQLSVSAQLGSYNSPKFDNSFAISQTVPFPTIFKARKELIESNIKSREIEKEVSINELLRQVRSYYYQIEYLQFNKTKLESLDNLYQDFIRIATVRYNAGDIKKIEISTAETQKGEINLLLKQNQVYLDNAYKNLKTLLNTSESIEVAPKEEYLPLKIDYVLDSSVIANNPSVRAFYQEMEIAEKNKKIEKAQGLPEFTLGVTSQSLTGMHPTNNGGEKYYNGWNRFNSVNVGVSIPLTFGATKARIQSLEYQKQAAENNAKLQQQQLTTQFDTAMRQYRQDVDQYNYYVQQAIPNAEKIAKAAQLGYRTGDISYVEYLFALQTSTNIQLKYLESIQQVNQSVVIINSIINQ is encoded by the coding sequence GTGTTAGATAAAATCATCAAATTTAGTATCAATAACAAAATTGTTATCGGTATTATGACACTCTTACTGGTGATCTGGGGGGTATGGAGCGCTACAAAGCTTCCGATAGATGCCGTACCGGATATCACCAATAATCAGGTACAGATTATTACTGTAAGTCCTACTCTTGCAGGCCAGGAAGTAGAACAACTTGTAACCTTCCCAATAGAACAAAGTATTGCCAATGTACCGGGCATTCACGAAACAAGAAGTATTTCACGCTTTGGACTGTCTGTTATTACTGTTGTATTTAACGAAAATGTAGACATTTATTTCGCCCGACAGCTTATAGGTGAAAGGCTAAAAACTGCTTCCGAAGAAATTCCGAAAGGAGTGGGAACTCCCGAGCTGGCTCCTGTAAGTACAGGACTGGGGGAAATATACCAGTATATTCTGCACCCTAAAAAAGGAAGTGAGAAAAAATACAGCGCCAAAGACCTTCGTACTATGCAGGACTGGATTGTCCGCAGACAGCTAAACGGAACACCCGGCGTAGCAGAAATCAACAGCTTTGGTGGCGAACTAAAGCAATATGAAGTAGCCATAGACCCTAACCGTTTGCGGGCGATGGGCATTAGTGTTACCGACATCTTCAATGCACTGGAAAAGAACAACCAGAATACTGGAGGTGCTTATATAGACAAAAAACCCAATGCCTATTTTATCCGTGGTATTGGCCTTGTTACATCACTGGATGATGTTAAAAATATAGCCGTAAAAGACGAAACCGGCAGTGTACCCATCTTTATAAAGGACGTTGCCGATGTACGCTTTGGCAGCGCTGTACGTTATGGTGCTTTAACCTACAACGGAAAAGTAGATGCTGTAGGTGGTATTGTTATGATGCTGAAAGGCGCTAACAGTAACGAGGTCGTAAACAATGTAAAAGCTAAAATCCCGACCATTCAGAAGTCTCTTCCGGATGACGTTGTTATAGAACCATTCCTGGATCGTACAGATCTGGTAGAAAGAGCAATAGGCACTGTGGAGAAGAATCTTATTGAAGGAGCTCTTATTGTAATTTTCGTACTGGTTGTATTCCTTGGAAACCTCAGAGCCGGCCTTATTGTAGCTTCTGCTATTCCGTTGTCTCTGTTGTTTGCTTTAGGAATGATGAATGTTTTTGGCGTTAGTGCCAACCTGATGAGCCTTGGAGCGATAGACTTCGGTCTTATTGTAGATGGTGCCGTTATTATTGTAGAGGCTACACTCCACCACCTCGGTCTCAGAAAGTCTGTCAACAGGCTTACCCAAAAAGAAATGGATGAAGAGGTCTTCCTTTCGGCTTCCAAGATCAGAAGCAGCGCTGCCTTTGGCGAGATTATTATCCTTATCGTATACATCCCGATCCTTACCCTTGCAGGTGTGGAAGGTAAAATGTTTACACCAATGGCTAAAACAGTAGGTTTTGCTATTCTGGGGGCATTAATCCTCTCTTTGACATATATCCCGATGATGAGTGCTTTGTTCCTGTCTAAGAAGATTTCCCACAAAGAAACTTTCTCGGATAAGATGATGAATAAACTACAAAGTATTTATCAGCCTTTACTATTGAAAGCAATTAAAATAAAATACTGGCTGGTAGCAGGTACAGCTTTTATATTCTTTGGTACACTTATCATCTTTAAAAATATGGGTGGTGAGTTTATACCTCAGCTGCAGGAAGGCGACTTTGCTTACCACTGTATTCTTCCGCAGGGAAGTTCACTCAGCCAGAGTATCGAAACCTCTATGCAGGCATCTCGAATCATCAAAAGCTTCGATGAAGTAAAAATGGTAGTCGGAAAAACCGGTGCTGCCGAAGTACCTACCGATCCCATGCCGCCTGAAGCTACAGATATGATTGTGGTCCTGAAACCACAAAGCGAATGGAAAACTAAAAAATCTTATGATGAACTGGCTGATGAGATCAGTGAGAAACTGGAAACTATTCCGGGTGTATTCTTTGAAAAGAACCAGCCTATCCAAATGCGCTTCAACGAACTCATGACAGGTATCCGCCAGGATGTAGCGGTCAAGATATTTGGTGAAAACCTGGATTCCCTTGCTGTATATGCCGATAAAGTAGGCAAAGTTATTCAGACAGTTCCCGGAGCTACCGCTCCTCAGATCGAAAGAGTAAGCGGCCTGCCACAGATCAATGTACAATACGATCGTACACGTATGGCCAACTACGGACTCAGCATTCAGGATGTCAACGATGTCCTGAGTACCGCCTTTGCCGGTAAAGCTGCCGGACAGGTCTACGAAAACGAGAGACGATTCGATCTTGTTGTACGTTTGGACAGCCTTCGCCGTACTAATATAGACGATGTCAACAACCTGATGATCTCTACAAAATCCGGTTTGCAAATTCCGCTTTCACAGGTGGCCAACATCGATTACAAATTAGGTGCAGCACAGATAAGCCGTGAAGACGGAAAACGAAGAATTGTAATCGGATTTAATGTCAGCGGTCGAGACGTTGCCAGCGTGGTAAAAGATATTCAGCAAAAACTGGATAAAGAAATAAAACTGCCATCCGGTTATTACTTCACGTATGGAGGTCAGTTCGAGAACCTTAAAGAAGCCAGCGACAGACTGATGATAGCTGTACCTATCTCATTACTTTTAATTTTCATGTTATTGTACTTCACCTTCCACTCTTTCAAACAGGCTGCTTTAATATTTACAGCGATCCCGATGAGTGCTATTGGTGGTGTATTTGCCCTTCTGGTTCGGGGAATGCCTTTCAGCATCAGTGCCGGAATCGGATTCATTGCCCTATTTGGTGTTGCGGTTCTTAACGGTATTGTTCTTATAGGCACCTTTAATCAGCTGAAAAAAGAAGGTGAAACCGATGTTCTGAAAAGAGTTATTGAAGGAACCAAAACCAGATTGCGTCCGGTTCTGATGACCGCTACCGTGGCTTCTATCGGTTTTTTACCAATGGCTATATCTACCGGGGCAGGTGCTGAAGTACAAAAACCACTGGCCACTGTAGTTATCGGCGGACTGATTACAGCAACCTTCCTTACCCTATTTGTACTCCCTATGTTATATATTATTTTCAGTGAAAAAGTAAAGGGTCGTATTCTAAAGATGAAAACTAAGACTACTGTAGTTGTACTATTCATTATGTTATCAGGATTGGCAGGGCAAGGTCTGAAAGCCCAGACCAGAACCATCGATATTCAGCAAGCCACACAAATGGCTGTTGAAAACAACCTGTTGATGAAGTCTAAGGACCTGAATATTATGACTTCCAAAGCACTAAGACCTACAGCCAAAGAGCTTCCACAGCTAAGTGTATCTGCACAGCTTGGCAGCTACAATAGTCCGAAATTCGATAATTCATTTGCGATCTCTCAGACTGTACCCTTCCCTACAATCTTCAAGGCAAGAAAGGAGCTGATAGAATCCAACATCAAAAGCAGAGAGATTGAGAAAGAAGTCTCTATAAATGAATTGCTGAGACAGGTAAGATCCTATTATTACCAGATTGAATATCTTCAGTTTAACAAAACTAAACTGGAGAGCCTGGACAATCTCTATCAGGATTTCATCCGTATTGCGACTGTAAGGTATAATGCCGGTGATATCAAGAAGATTGAAATCAGTACTGCAGAAACCCAAAAAGGAGAAATTAACTTATTGCTTAAACAGAACCAGGTCTATCTGGACAATGCTTACAAGAATCTGAAAACCTTACTGAACACTTCAGAATCTATAGAAGTAGCTCCTAAAGAGGAGTATCTCCCTTTAAAAATAGACTATGTACTGGACAGTAGTGTAATTGCCAATAATCCATCGGTAAGAGCTTTTTATCAGGAAATGGAAATTGCTGAGAAAAACAAAAAAATAGAAAAAGCTCAGGGCTTACCGGAATTCACATTAGGCGTTACCAGCCAGTCCCTTACGGGTATGCACCCAACCAATAATGGTGGTGAAAAATACTACAATGGCTGGAACCGTTTTAATTCGGTAAACGTTGGTGTAAGCATTCCGCTTACCTTTGGCGCAACCAAAGCCAGAATACAATCACTGGAATACCAAAAGCAGGCTGCAGAAAACAATGCCAAATTACAACAGCAACAGCTGACTACACAGTTTGATACTGCTATGCGGCAATACCGACAGGATGTGGACCAGTACAATTATTATGTGCAACAGGCCATTCCTAATGCCGAAAAAATTGCTAAAGCCGCACAACTCGGTTACCGCACCGGAGATATTTCTTATGTAGAATACCTTTTCGCTCTGCAGACATCAACCAATATCCAGCTGAAATATCTGGAATCCATACAGCAAGTAAACCAATCTGTGGTTATTATTAATTCTATAATTAATCAATAA
- a CDS encoding bestrophin family protein, whose amino-acid sequence MLLKKKISIWYFINLIKSQLLLISMFAVAIGILDLLPAFQKISLPLTIPALVGTAVSLLLAFRISQSYERWWEARTVWGAIVNDSRTFIRQITQALPSGSEAIIREFAQRQIIWNYALGESLRKLPFSDRVQDYLIDHRIEAANIPNALLDEHSLQLKQLADKGLISEFRLIQLNETLARLCDSMGKCERIKNTVFPRSYSILVHSLIYVFAAILPFGFDDSQLSLLIIEIGITILIPTLFIAIEKTAIIMQDPFENTPVDTPMTSLAQTIEINLREMTGEQNVPQKKRNPLYYEM is encoded by the coding sequence ATGCTGCTAAAAAAGAAAATATCCATCTGGTATTTCATTAATTTAATCAAATCCCAGTTATTACTGATCTCTATGTTTGCAGTCGCTATTGGTATTTTAGATTTGCTTCCTGCTTTTCAGAAAATTTCACTTCCTCTTACCATTCCTGCATTGGTAGGTACAGCTGTATCTCTACTGCTGGCCTTCCGGATTTCACAATCCTACGAAAGATGGTGGGAAGCCCGAACAGTATGGGGCGCTATTGTCAACGATTCCCGCACATTTATACGTCAGATTACCCAAGCACTTCCCTCAGGAAGTGAAGCTATTATCCGGGAATTTGCACAGCGTCAGATTATCTGGAACTATGCTCTTGGTGAATCCCTCAGAAAGCTCCCTTTCTCGGATCGTGTTCAGGATTATCTTATCGATCACAGAATAGAAGCTGCTAATATTCCCAATGCATTACTGGATGAACATTCTTTGCAGCTAAAGCAATTGGCAGATAAAGGACTAATTAGCGAGTTCAGACTTATACAGTTGAATGAAACATTAGCACGTTTATGCGACAGCATGGGAAAATGTGAAAGAATCAAAAACACCGTATTTCCACGTTCTTACAGTATTTTGGTACATAGCCTTATCTATGTATTCGCTGCCATTCTGCCATTTGGGTTCGACGATTCTCAGCTTTCTTTGTTAATCATAGAAATTGGAATCACTATCCTGATCCCTACCCTCTTTATCGCTATTGAAAAAACAGCTATTATCATGCAGGATCCGTTTGAAAACACTCCTGTAGATACCCCAATGACTTCACTGGCACAGACCATAGAAATCAACCTGAGGGAAATGACTGGAGAGCAAAATGTGCCTCAGAAAAAGAGAAATCCTCTATACTACGAAATGTAA
- a CDS encoding cation diffusion facilitator family transporter has product MSETNIQTASASSKHKKNLLIVLSFSGLYLIAEVIGGIITNSLALLADAAHMLTDVVGLLLAYIAIRIGERKATSSKTFGYYRTEILAAVINAVVLLGISVYVLYEAYQRFLNPPEVQSKAMLIVAGIGLLVNIAGMMILRKSSGDSLNMKGAYFEVLSDMLTSVGVMIAGVVMLTTGWYYADPLISAGIGLLIFPRTWRLLMEAIHVLLEGTPKDVDINELRSTMEKVPGVKSLHDLHVWSLTSGINAMSAHVVSDQTIPHNQMLRILTDQATSNFKISHTTFQIEDEGYVESEMHD; this is encoded by the coding sequence ATGAGTGAAACGAATATACAAACAGCCTCAGCCTCCAGTAAGCACAAAAAAAACTTACTGATTGTACTTTCCTTCAGTGGTCTTTACCTGATCGCTGAAGTCATTGGTGGAATTATCACCAATAGTTTGGCCCTGTTAGCCGATGCAGCACACATGCTTACCGATGTTGTAGGACTCTTACTGGCTTATATTGCCATCCGAATTGGTGAACGAAAAGCGACATCTTCCAAAACTTTTGGCTATTACCGTACCGAGATATTAGCCGCAGTAATCAATGCTGTTGTCCTTTTAGGAATTTCCGTTTATGTGCTTTACGAAGCTTATCAGCGCTTCCTAAACCCGCCGGAGGTACAGAGCAAAGCCATGCTTATCGTAGCCGGAATTGGGCTTTTAGTGAATATTGCCGGGATGATGATTCTTAGAAAAAGCTCCGGAGACAGCCTGAATATGAAGGGTGCCTACTTTGAAGTATTATCGGATATGCTGACCTCTGTCGGGGTAATGATTGCCGGTGTGGTTATGCTGACCACGGGCTGGTACTATGCAGATCCGCTAATCTCAGCAGGTATTGGTTTACTGATCTTCCCAAGAACATGGCGACTTCTGATGGAAGCTATTCATGTATTATTGGAAGGTACTCCCAAAGATGTAGATATTAATGAATTACGCAGTACCATGGAAAAAGTTCCGGGTGTTAAAAGCCTGCACGATCTCCATGTATGGTCGCTAACCTCTGGTATCAACGCTATGAGTGCCCATGTTGTCTCTGATCAAACCATTCCGCATAATCAAATGCTTCGGATACTCACCGATCAGGCCACCAGCAACTTCAAAATTAGCCATACTACCTTCCAGATCGAAGATGAAGGCTATGTCGAAAGTGAAATGCATGATTAA
- a CDS encoding efflux RND transporter periplasmic adaptor subunit: MKLKQTIIYLITASLIFTSCGKKEAAPEAKTEQTAKAKDHEEAAPTIASLTEDQIQSVGVTTGPIEMKELTATVKANGLLRVPNNNKATVAALFSGVVKTLNILEGDYVRKGQVIATITNPEYIRVQEQYLTTISRIAFAEQEFKRQNELYKNDAGTKKNLQSSSSELRTLSTQKASLARQLQMMGINPASVTNASMRTGLAITAPISGTISNIRAQIGSYVDVSAPVAEIIDNTSLHLDLQVFEKDLPRMRIGQIVHFKLTNNPETEYDAKVYSIGSSFENESKTIAVHCTVIGNKTGLIDGMNITGVVSLDHSTTPAIPTEAIVEADGKFYVFIQTNKKAEAHEESESKDKKEAAPAEKSHAKTINFEKVEVIKGTSDMGYTAITPVGQLAPDAKVVVKGAFFVNAKLTNVGEHEH, from the coding sequence ATGAAACTGAAACAAACCATAATCTACCTGATAACCGCTTCTTTAATCTTCACCAGCTGTGGCAAAAAAGAAGCCGCTCCCGAGGCTAAAACCGAACAGACGGCTAAAGCTAAGGACCATGAAGAGGCAGCACCTACTATTGCCAGCCTTACCGAAGACCAGATACAGTCAGTCGGCGTTACTACAGGTCCAATAGAAATGAAGGAACTAACGGCTACTGTAAAAGCCAATGGTCTGCTTCGTGTTCCCAATAACAATAAAGCAACTGTAGCTGCTCTTTTCAGCGGGGTTGTAAAAACACTTAATATTCTTGAGGGTGACTATGTTCGCAAAGGCCAGGTTATTGCCACCATTACCAATCCGGAATACATCCGCGTACAGGAGCAGTACCTTACCACCATCAGCAGAATTGCTTTTGCCGAACAGGAATTTAAAAGACAGAACGAGTTGTATAAAAACGATGCAGGAACCAAAAAGAACCTGCAGAGTTCTTCTTCCGAACTCAGAACATTGTCTACCCAAAAGGCTTCTTTAGCCCGACAACTACAAATGATGGGTATTAATCCGGCTTCTGTTACCAATGCAAGTATGAGAACAGGCTTGGCTATTACCGCTCCAATCAGCGGGACAATTAGCAATATCAGAGCGCAGATTGGCAGCTATGTAGATGTATCCGCTCCCGTAGCCGAAATTATAGATAACACTTCGCTCCACCTGGATTTACAGGTATTTGAAAAAGACCTGCCAAGAATGCGTATTGGTCAGATTGTACATTTCAAACTTACTAATAATCCTGAAACAGAATATGATGCTAAGGTATACAGCATTGGATCTTCCTTTGAGAACGAAAGCAAAACAATTGCGGTACACTGTACTGTAATCGGTAACAAGACCGGGCTTATCGACGGGATGAACATTACCGGAGTGGTGAGTCTGGATCACAGTACAACACCTGCTATTCCAACCGAAGCAATTGTAGAAGCTGATGGTAAATTCTATGTCTTTATACAGACGAATAAAAAAGCGGAAGCACATGAGGAATCGGAATCAAAAGATAAAAAAGAAGCTGCTCCTGCTGAAAAGTCACATGCAAAAACCATCAATTTCGAAAAAGTAGAGGTTATAAAAGGAACATCCGACATGGGCTATACGGCAATAACGCCTGTAGGACAACTTGCGCCTGATGCTAAAGTTGTCGTAAAAGGAGCCTTCTTTGTCAATGCCAAGCTTACCAATGTTGGTGAGCATGAACATTAA
- a CDS encoding YcxB family protein produces MELNYKLEEQDYLQLYMYAASKNQVIKQQRQRVLWLLIIIYIVCSLLMFSMSMVSLFVFIAAAITVTLIYIYYYERKRYEKFYLKNIRNNLKNRIGVNYKTVFGPHDIILTEPNAEAKFKYPNIELVEEINTYYFFKMKTGERFIVPKSAIRNSQEFNQIISRLSKDFNIQLYQELNWKWK; encoded by the coding sequence ATGGAATTAAATTATAAGCTAGAGGAACAGGATTATTTACAATTGTATATGTATGCTGCTTCTAAAAATCAGGTCATAAAGCAGCAGCGACAAAGGGTGTTATGGCTTCTGATTATAATCTACATCGTTTGTTCATTGCTTATGTTTAGTATGAGTATGGTTTCTTTGTTTGTTTTTATAGCAGCTGCTATTACTGTTACGCTTATTTATATATATTACTATGAACGTAAGCGCTATGAAAAGTTTTACTTAAAGAATATAAGAAATAATCTTAAAAACAGGATAGGGGTTAACTATAAAACTGTATTTGGCCCTCACGATATTATTCTGACAGAGCCTAATGCTGAAGCAAAGTTTAAATATCCCAATATAGAACTTGTTGAGGAAATTAATACCTATTATTTCTTTAAAATGAAAACCGGTGAAAGATTCATTGTGCCTAAAAGTGCTATTCGGAACTCTCAGGAATTTAATCAGATAATCAGTAGACTGTCTAAAGATTTTAATATTCAGTTGTATCAGGAACTCAACTGGAAGTGGAAATAG
- a CDS encoding YcxB family protein encodes MELNYKVSEQDYLQVYMYAATKNPIIKKQRKNGLIRMIVFSIIGLCLMYSTSLISLLVYFLFVVFIFCFYFFYYERKYYETFYLKNIRTNLKNKIGLNSKVVFGLHDIILTEPNTESKFNYSNIELIEEIKDYYYLKMITGERFILPKNAIQNPKEFNEVISRLTKDNHIPLQQELNWKWR; translated from the coding sequence ATGGAATTGAACTATAAAGTAAGTGAACAGGATTATTTACAAGTATATATGTATGCTGCTACAAAAAATCCAATTATAAAAAAACAGCGTAAAAATGGGCTGATAAGAATGATTGTTTTTAGTATAATTGGCTTATGCTTAATGTATAGTACTAGTTTAATTTCTTTACTTGTTTATTTTCTATTCGTAGTCTTTATATTTTGTTTTTATTTTTTTTATTACGAACGTAAGTACTACGAGACGTTTTATCTGAAAAATATAAGAACAAATCTAAAAAACAAGATAGGGCTTAATAGTAAGGTTGTATTTGGGCTTCATGATATTATTCTTACAGAACCAAATACTGAATCAAAATTTAATTATTCCAATATAGAACTTATTGAAGAAATAAAGGATTATTATTACTTGAAAATGATAACAGGAGAGCGATTTATTTTGCCTAAAAACGCAATCCAAAACCCTAAAGAGTTTAATGAGGTCATCAGCAGACTGACTAAAGATAACCATATTCCTTTGCAGCAAGAACTCAATTGGAAGTGGAGATAG
- a CDS encoding VOC family protein, which produces MIKFGYTIFYVKNVTKSIEFYEKSFGFKRKFITPENDYGELNTGETSIAFASLELANTNLADGFTPGNLNDKPFATEIGLITDKPENTVLQSLQYGATLVQEPLKKPWGQTVAYIRDIDGFLIEICSPML; this is translated from the coding sequence ATGATAAAGTTCGGATATACTATTTTCTATGTTAAAAATGTTACAAAATCAATTGAATTCTATGAAAAATCATTTGGATTTAAAAGAAAATTTATAACACCGGAAAATGATTATGGCGAACTCAACACAGGTGAAACAAGCATTGCCTTCGCCTCTTTAGAACTGGCCAACACTAACCTTGCTGATGGCTTTACACCGGGAAATCTTAATGATAAACCATTTGCAACAGAGATCGGGTTAATTACCGATAAGCCCGAAAATACAGTTCTGCAGTCCTTACAATACGGAGCAACACTTGTTCAGGAACCTCTAAAAAAGCCGTGGGGACAGACAGTTGCCTACATCAGAGATATAGATGGCTTTCTTATAGAAATTTGCAGCCCTATGTTGTAG
- a CDS encoding DUF6660 family protein — MKHLGLILAVFFTFLLTVSCSDASVYTGNTQTTVQKDSHSQDDHHSDLCSPFCTCSCCGMHITATNFAALSISTVSPVYYDKIVSSPVMSAFDITYGIWQPPKI; from the coding sequence GTGAAGCATTTAGGACTTATACTTGCTGTATTTTTTACATTCCTGCTCACTGTATCCTGCAGTGACGCATCGGTCTATACAGGCAATACACAAACCACAGTCCAGAAAGATTCACATTCTCAGGACGATCACCATAGCGATTTATGTTCACCGTTTTGTACATGTTCATGCTGCGGCATGCACATTACAGCAACCAACTTTGCTGCTCTCAGCATCAGTACCGTTTCACCGGTATATTACGACAAAATCGTTAGTTCGCCTGTCATGTCAGCATTCGATATCACCTACGGAATCTGGCAACCTCCCAAAATTTAA
- a CDS encoding serine hydrolase domain-containing protein encodes MKTALLICITFSGIIFSQTQKAQKIQAVFEKAATNGLFNGNVLVVDHHQVVYKEAIGYTDTHKSTPLTTDYRFHIGSIAKEFNAVGIMLLHDRGKLKLTDNVSQYLPELPAWSKSITIRDLLGYTSGIPDVQWKSVKSDQENMANLIKTEKLDFEPGTQYAYNNNNVFLQRRIIERITGLSFNDFVYKELLIPNKITHAVIDPTEKEPLVARAFDDKGQQDPMELPISGWTAVNLDDFYQWSQSIVNFKIISPESTRFLLIPYSPSKQSGLGSKGQMAGNKIIHYEHDGTARNYQALLVCSPEEGRVIILMTNNKQNNLFNFNTAIQNILDGKPYKQIKKQVMPLLQNDIDQLHGKEIITRYLQLKKQYQDSYAFDSEDSLNTLGYYLLNKKRTDDAIEVLQYNTRLFPKSGNVFDSLGEAYLTKGDHPNALKNYKRSVALDPANENAKNIINKIESK; translated from the coding sequence ATGAAAACAGCATTACTTATTTGCATTACATTCTCTGGAATCATTTTCTCCCAGACACAGAAAGCTCAAAAAATACAAGCTGTATTCGAAAAAGCAGCAACAAACGGACTTTTTAATGGCAATGTTTTGGTTGTAGACCACCATCAAGTGGTTTACAAAGAAGCAATTGGCTATACCGATACTCATAAAAGCACTCCGCTGACTACTGACTACAGGTTTCACATAGGCTCTATTGCCAAAGAATTCAATGCTGTAGGTATTATGCTGCTACACGACAGAGGAAAGCTGAAACTGACTGATAACGTGTCTCAGTACTTGCCTGAACTTCCGGCCTGGAGCAAAAGCATTACCATAAGAGATTTATTAGGTTATACCAGCGGTATTCCCGATGTTCAGTGGAAAAGCGTAAAATCCGATCAGGAAAACATGGCCAATCTGATAAAAACAGAAAAATTAGACTTTGAGCCAGGTACGCAGTACGCCTACAACAACAATAATGTATTCTTACAGCGCAGAATTATAGAGCGTATTACAGGACTTTCATTTAATGATTTTGTATATAAAGAATTACTTATTCCCAACAAAATCACCCATGCCGTAATCGACCCTACAGAAAAAGAACCATTAGTAGCACGTGCCTTTGATGATAAAGGACAACAAGATCCTATGGAACTCCCTATTTCCGGCTGGACAGCGGTTAATCTCGACGATTTCTATCAATGGTCACAAAGCATTGTCAACTTCAAAATCATATCTCCGGAATCTACCCGCTTCCTCCTTATTCCTTATTCACCAAGCAAACAATCCGGACTGGGCTCTAAAGGCCAAATGGCAGGCAATAAGATTATTCATTACGAACATGATGGTACAGCACGAAACTATCAGGCTTTACTTGTGTGCAGCCCGGAAGAAGGCAGAGTTATTATCCTGATGACCAATAACAAGCAAAATAATCTGTTTAACTTCAATACTGCTATTCAGAATATCCTTGACGGAAAACCCTACAAACAGATCAAAAAGCAGGTAATGCCATTATTACAAAACGATATAGATCAGTTACACGGTAAAGAGATCATTACCCGCTATCTGCAGCTAAAAAAGCAATATCAGGACAGCTATGCTTTTGACAGCGAAGATAGTCTGAATACCCTTGGCTATTACCTGCTCAATAAAAAGCGTACAGATGATGCTATCGAGGTTCTTCAGTACAACACCCGGCTTTTCCCAAAATCAGGCAATGTATTCGATAGTCTGGGTGAAGCTTATCTCACCAAAGGAGACCATCCCAATGCACTAAAGAACTACAAACGATCTGTAGCACTGGACCCTGCAAATGAGAATGCTAAAAATATTATCAATAAGATAGAAAGCAAATAA